A region of Sulfitobacter faviae DNA encodes the following proteins:
- a CDS encoding c-type cytochrome: MHLTKSITAIGISAALIATAGFAASHSEKAASAAVNARHAQMQLIAYHTGILGGMAKGETEYNAEMATAAATNLNAAAGFAPGTLWLEGTEQGAVEGSRAKAEIWSDAEGFNEALMALETASADMIEAAGTDLDALRAGMGAIGKACGACHDDYRGPKN; this comes from the coding sequence ATGCATTTGACCAAAAGCATTACCGCCATTGGTATCAGCGCCGCCTTGATTGCCACCGCAGGCTTCGCCGCCAGCCATAGTGAGAAAGCCGCCAGTGCGGCGGTGAACGCGCGCCATGCGCAGATGCAACTGATTGCCTATCATACCGGCATTCTGGGCGGCATGGCCAAGGGCGAGACGGAGTATAACGCCGAGATGGCCACCGCCGCCGCGACCAATCTGAACGCCGCCGCCGGTTTCGCGCCGGGCACCCTCTGGCTTGAAGGGACCGAGCAAGGCGCCGTCGAAGGTTCCCGCGCCAAGGCCGAAATCTGGAGCGATGCCGAAGGGTTCAACGAAGCGCTGATGGCGCTGGAAACCGCCAGCGCGGATATGATCGAGGCCGCGGGCACCGATCTGGACGCGCTGAGGGCGGGCATGGGCGCAATCGGCAAGGCTTGCGGCGCTTGCCATGACGATTACCGCGGCCCCAAGAACTGA
- a CDS encoding DUF2177 family protein, which translates to MTLVILYLSTVVIFLGLDYLGLTYLIKPAFERDIGNWLLDEFRMAPALIFYAFFVAVVLWFVSWPAMVQDHSLLWVFGNALLIGAMGYGTYEFTNLATLKDWTWAMVARDFTWGSVLTGTATTAGVAITRAFT; encoded by the coding sequence ATGACCCTCGTTATCCTTTACCTCTCTACCGTCGTCATCTTCCTCGGGCTGGATTATCTCGGGCTGACCTACCTCATCAAACCTGCGTTCGAGCGTGATATCGGCAACTGGCTGTTGGATGAATTCCGCATGGCCCCGGCGCTGATCTTCTATGCCTTCTTCGTGGCCGTGGTGCTGTGGTTCGTGTCTTGGCCCGCGATGGTGCAGGATCATTCGCTGCTCTGGGTCTTTGGCAATGCGTTGCTGATCGGGGCGATGGGCTATGGCACCTATGAGTTCACCAATTTGGCGACGCTCAAGGATTGGACATGGGCCATGGTCGCGCGCGACTTCACTTGGGGCTCGGTCCTGACCGGGACGGCGACGACGGCGGGTGTGGCGATCACCCGCGCCTTTACCTAA
- a CDS encoding bifunctional 2-C-methyl-D-erythritol 4-phosphate cytidylyltransferase/2-C-methyl-D-erythritol 2,4-cyclodiphosphate synthase, translating into MSIAALIVAAGRGSRAGGPQPKQWQALAGARVIDHTIAAFRALPQITEIVLVLNADDMDHAGAFTAGGITVTTGGADRAASVQRGLAAIRGARKVLIHDAARPCVSAQIISGVIDALDHHQAAAPGLPVSDALWQGHEGRVTGTQDRSALFAAQTPQGFDLTAIRAAHAAYDGQAADDVEVARAAGLTVAITQGSADNLKITRPEDFARAARILETRMDIRTGNGFDVHAFGPGDHVTLCGIDIPHTNGLVGHSDADVALHTVTDAIYGALARGDIGQHFPPSDPQWKGARSDIFLRHAAELARDMGFTLTHVDCTLICETPKIGPHVQPMRAAMAEMLGIEIDRVSVKATTSERLGFTGRGEGIACMATATLVKS; encoded by the coding sequence ATGAGTATCGCAGCTCTGATCGTTGCCGCAGGACGCGGCAGCCGCGCCGGCGGTCCGCAGCCGAAGCAATGGCAGGCGCTGGCGGGGGCGCGGGTGATCGACCACACGATCGCCGCCTTTCGCGCCCTGCCCCAGATCACCGAGATCGTGCTGGTGCTGAACGCGGACGACATGGATCATGCAGGGGCATTCACGGCGGGTGGCATCACCGTCACCACCGGCGGGGCGGACCGCGCGGCCTCGGTCCAACGCGGGCTTGCGGCGATCCGGGGGGCGAGGAAGGTGCTGATCCATGATGCGGCACGGCCCTGCGTTTCGGCCCAAATCATCTCAGGCGTGATCGACGCGCTCGACCACCATCAAGCCGCCGCGCCGGGGCTGCCGGTGAGTGACGCGCTTTGGCAGGGGCACGAAGGCCGCGTCACCGGCACCCAAGACCGCAGCGCCCTTTTCGCCGCGCAAACACCGCAGGGCTTTGACCTCACCGCGATCCGTGCGGCGCATGCGGCTTATGACGGCCAAGCGGCGGATGACGTCGAAGTCGCCCGCGCGGCGGGCCTGACCGTTGCCATCACCCAAGGCAGCGCCGATAACCTGAAAATCACCCGGCCCGAGGATTTCGCCCGCGCCGCCCGCATATTGGAGACCCGCATGGACATTCGCACCGGCAACGGATTTGACGTGCACGCTTTCGGCCCCGGAGATCACGTGACCCTCTGCGGCATCGACATCCCACATACCAACGGGCTGGTCGGCCATTCCGACGCCGATGTGGCGCTGCACACGGTGACCGATGCCATCTACGGCGCGCTTGCACGCGGCGACATCGGCCAGCATTTCCCGCCGAGCGACCCACAATGGAAAGGCGCGCGCAGCGATATCTTCCTGCGTCATGCCGCGGAACTGGCGCGCGACATGGGCTTCACCCTCACCCATGTCGATTGCACGCTGATTTGCGAGACCCCCAAGATCGGCCCTCATGTGCAGCCGATGCGCGCCGCGATGGCCGAGATGCTGGGGATTGAGATCGACCGCGTATCAGTCAAGGCCACCACGAGCGAGCGCCTCGGCTTTACCGGGCGGGGCGAAGGCATCGCCTGTATGGCAACGGCAACATTGGTGAAATCATGA
- a CDS encoding response regulator, with amino-acid sequence MDGTILVADDDRTIRTVLTQALTRAGCKVHATSSLTTLMRWVSEGKGDAVISDVVMPDGNGLEMLPKIAQDRPGLPVIVISAQNTIMTAIKAAEAEAFDYLPKPFDLPDLMKRTARALEQRTTLSRKAAADDSAEIDAERDDLPMIGRTPVMQALYRTVARVMNTDLPVLIWGESGSGKSLIARAIHDFSDRRSLPFVTVTDADLADIEGPSRVLARVGGGTLMIDEIADFPQDIQARLVRMMDAPGDDAPRFMATSQSDLDAAMQEGKLRRDLYYRLSGATLEVPALRDRVEDIPLLADHFLARANPGPASPRKLSDKAAQILLKFPWPGNVRQLEHAMRQLALASQAAEITASEAEQLLGAQSGPAPMQTEADTERLGASVERHLQRYFDLHGSMLPPPGLYARILREVELPMIEIALAATAGNQAKCAALLGINRNTLRKKITDLDIEVTRGRKMM; translated from the coding sequence ATGGATGGCACCATCCTCGTCGCCGATGACGACCGCACAATCCGCACCGTTCTGACCCAAGCGCTGACCCGCGCGGGCTGCAAGGTGCATGCCACGTCAAGCCTGACCACCCTGATGCGATGGGTCAGCGAGGGCAAGGGCGACGCGGTGATCTCTGACGTGGTCATGCCCGATGGCAACGGATTGGAAATGTTGCCGAAAATCGCGCAGGACCGGCCCGGCCTGCCGGTGATCGTGATCTCGGCGCAGAACACGATCATGACGGCGATCAAGGCGGCAGAGGCCGAAGCCTTTGACTATCTGCCCAAACCCTTCGACCTGCCGGACCTGATGAAACGCACGGCGCGCGCCTTGGAGCAGCGCACGACGCTCAGCCGCAAAGCTGCCGCCGATGACAGTGCCGAGATCGACGCGGAGCGTGATGATCTGCCGATGATTGGCCGCACCCCGGTGATGCAAGCGCTCTACCGCACCGTGGCGCGTGTGATGAACACGGACCTGCCGGTGCTGATTTGGGGCGAGAGCGGTTCGGGCAAGTCACTGATCGCGCGAGCTATTCACGACTTCTCTGATCGGCGCAGCCTGCCGTTCGTGACCGTGACGGACGCCGATCTTGCCGATATCGAAGGCCCCTCGCGGGTGCTGGCGCGGGTCGGCGGGGGCACTCTGATGATCGATGAGATCGCGGATTTCCCGCAGGATATTCAAGCCCGTCTGGTGCGGATGATGGACGCGCCGGGCGATGACGCGCCGCGCTTCATGGCCACCAGCCAAAGCGATCTGGATGCCGCGATGCAAGAGGGCAAGCTGCGCCGCGATCTCTATTACCGTCTGTCTGGGGCGACCCTCGAAGTGCCCGCCCTGCGAGATCGGGTCGAAGACATCCCGCTTTTGGCGGACCATTTTCTGGCCCGCGCCAATCCCGGCCCTGCTTCGCCGCGCAAGCTGTCGGACAAAGCTGCGCAGATTTTGCTGAAATTCCCATGGCCCGGTAATGTGCGCCAGTTGGAGCATGCGATGCGGCAACTCGCGCTCGCCAGCCAAGCGGCTGAGATTACGGCCAGCGAGGCTGAGCAACTGCTGGGGGCGCAAAGCGGTCCGGCACCGATGCAGACCGAGGCCGATACCGAACGGCTGGGCGCCTCGGTCGAGCGGCATTTGCAACGCTACTTTGATCTGCACGGCTCCATGCTGCCGCCGCCGGGTCTCTACGCGCGGATTCTGCGTGAGGTTGAGCTGCCGATGATCGAAATCGCCCTTGCCGCCACGGCGGGGAATCAGGCGAAATGTGCCGCTTTGCTGGGAATTAACCGAAATACTTTGCGCAAGAAGATCACCGACCTCGATATTGAGGTGACACGGGGCCGCAAGATGATGTAA
- a CDS encoding type II toxin-antitoxin system RatA family toxin yields the protein MPTHSETRQLPYSAQQMYDLVADVGRYPEFLPWTAAARIRSDEDRGDHRVMDADLVISFKVFRERFTSRVVLWPGAKKIDTEYLDGPFKYMKSNWHFEDNLEGCQVHFFVDFEFRNAILQKVIGVVFNEAMQRIVRAFENRAKELYGPKG from the coding sequence ATGCCTACGCACTCAGAGACCCGCCAACTGCCCTATAGCGCGCAACAGATGTATGATCTTGTCGCCGATGTGGGCCGCTATCCTGAATTCCTGCCCTGGACCGCCGCCGCGCGCATTCGCAGCGACGAGGACCGCGGCGATCATCGGGTGATGGATGCCGATCTGGTGATCTCGTTCAAAGTCTTTCGGGAGCGGTTTACCAGCCGCGTCGTGCTGTGGCCCGGGGCCAAGAAGATCGACACGGAATACCTCGACGGACCATTCAAGTATATGAAATCAAACTGGCATTTCGAGGATAATCTCGAAGGCTGTCAGGTGCATTTCTTCGTCGATTTCGAATTCCGCAACGCCATCTTGCAAAAGGTCATCGGCGTGGTTTTCAACGAGGCGATGCAGCGTATCGTGCGCGCCTTTGAGAACCGCGCGAAAGAGCTTTACGGCCCCAAGGGTTAA
- a CDS encoding sigma-54-dependent transcriptional regulator, protein MSDILIVDDERDIRELISDILEDEGFATRLASNSDETMAEINTEAPALIILDIWLKDSRMDGIDILKTVKRDNPDVPVVIISGHGNIEIAVAAIKQGAYDFIEKPFNIDQLLVVIRRAMETSRLRRENQNLKRRDVATSEMIGTSAPYRALLGQLDKVTKSNGRVMLTGPAGSGKEVAARYIHAHSARAAAPFVTVNCAGVAPDRMEEVLFGRETPDRGVEPGLLEQAHGGVIYFDEVADMPLGTQSKILRVLVDQQFTRVGGTDKVRVDLRVISSTNRDLDQAIKADTFRQELYHRLNVVPIAVPSLEERREDIPLLAEHFIAEFNASQGLPQRALTEDAVALMQTMVWPGNVRQLKNLVERVLILGDGTGPIEARELPGEEENGGDEGRVVLSGALATLPLREAREAFEREYLLTQINRFGGNISRTANFVGMERSALHRKLKSLGVVTSAKAGVRVAHVDEEVEAAG, encoded by the coding sequence ATGAGTGACATTCTGATTGTAGACGACGAACGCGACATCCGTGAGTTGATCTCGGATATCCTTGAGGATGAAGGTTTCGCCACGCGCTTGGCCAGCAATTCGGATGAGACGATGGCCGAAATCAACACCGAGGCACCGGCCCTGATCATCCTCGACATCTGGTTGAAAGACAGCCGCATGGACGGGATCGACATCCTCAAGACGGTCAAACGCGACAACCCGGATGTGCCGGTGGTGATCATTTCGGGCCATGGCAATATCGAGATTGCCGTGGCAGCGATCAAACAGGGCGCTTACGATTTTATCGAAAAGCCGTTCAACATCGATCAGTTGCTGGTGGTGATCCGCCGCGCGATGGAAACCTCGCGCCTGCGCCGGGAGAACCAGAACCTCAAGCGCCGCGATGTGGCAACCTCCGAGATGATCGGCACCTCCGCCCCCTATCGGGCTTTGCTGGGCCAGCTTGACAAGGTGACCAAATCCAATGGCCGCGTGATGCTGACTGGCCCCGCCGGATCGGGCAAGGAAGTGGCTGCCCGCTATATCCACGCCCATTCCGCCCGCGCCGCCGCACCCTTTGTCACCGTCAACTGCGCCGGGGTGGCGCCCGACCGGATGGAAGAGGTGCTCTTTGGTCGCGAGACGCCTGATCGCGGGGTCGAGCCGGGGTTGCTAGAGCAAGCCCACGGCGGGGTGATCTATTTCGATGAGGTCGCCGACATGCCGCTTGGCACCCAGTCCAAAATCCTGCGGGTGCTGGTCGATCAACAGTTCACCCGCGTTGGCGGGACCGACAAGGTCCGCGTCGATCTGCGGGTGATTTCCTCAACGAACCGCGATCTGGATCAGGCGATCAAGGCAGATACCTTCCGGCAGGAACTCTATCACCGTCTCAACGTCGTGCCGATCGCCGTGCCCTCGCTTGAAGAGCGCCGCGAGGATATCCCGCTGCTGGCCGAACATTTCATCGCCGAATTCAACGCCTCTCAAGGGCTGCCGCAGCGTGCGTTGACCGAAGACGCCGTGGCGCTCATGCAGACGATGGTTTGGCCCGGCAACGTGCGCCAGCTCAAAAACCTTGTCGAACGGGTGCTGATCCTTGGCGACGGCACCGGCCCGATCGAAGCGCGGGAACTGCCGGGCGAAGAAGAGAATGGCGGCGATGAGGGGCGCGTGGTGCTCTCAGGCGCCTTGGCGACGTTGCCGCTGCGCGAAGCGCGCGAGGCGTTCGAGCGGGAATATCTGCTGACCCAGATCAACCGTTTCGGCGGCAACATCAGCCGCACCGCGAATTTCGTGGGGATGGAGCGCAGCGCCCTGCACCGCAAGCTGAAATCGCTTGGCGTGGTAACCTCGGCCAAAGCGGGCGTGCGTGTGGCCCATGTGGACGAGGAAGTCGAAGCGGCGGGGTAA
- the trkA gene encoding Trk system potassium transporter TrkA — protein sequence MKIIICGAGQVGWQIARHLSGERNDVTVVDSNAELIRRATDTLDVQGIAGFASYPDVLDRAGARDAEMIIAATHSDEVNMVTCQVAHSVFGINRKIARLRSQSYLDAIYSDLYRRDHMPIDVVISPEKEVATAALQRLSAPAAFDTEIFMEGQAQLLGISIDSDCPVVNTPLRQLTDLFSTLRAVVVGVRRDGTLFAPEAKDQLFVGDDCYVFSHHDDIARTMEIFGKQTTKQERVVLVGGGNVGLTVAQHLESGPLRVRTKMIEKNRKCAERAAEGLERTIVLNGDGLDAALLAEAGISRADAMLAVTDDDKTNMLSCVRAKAEGCPYVIALINDPTLVPLMTHLGIDAYINPRATTVSSILRHIRHGRVRAVYSIGDAEAEVIEAEVLSTSPLAGKKVSEIDFPEGVLIGMLRKEGKVIRPLGSTRIDEGDVVALFALAEDVPRVEQLLQVSIDFF from the coding sequence ATGAAAATCATCATTTGCGGCGCAGGGCAGGTGGGTTGGCAGATTGCCCGTCACCTCAGCGGAGAGCGCAACGATGTGACCGTGGTCGACAGCAATGCCGAATTGATCCGCCGCGCCACCGATACGCTGGATGTGCAGGGCATCGCCGGTTTCGCGAGCTACCCTGACGTGCTGGACCGTGCAGGCGCGCGCGACGCCGAGATGATCATCGCCGCGACCCATTCCGATGAGGTCAATATGGTGACCTGTCAGGTGGCGCATTCGGTCTTTGGCATCAACCGCAAGATCGCGCGGCTGCGCAGCCAATCCTATCTCGATGCGATCTACTCCGACCTCTACCGCCGCGATCACATGCCGATCGACGTGGTGATCTCGCCCGAGAAGGAGGTCGCCACCGCAGCGCTCCAGCGGCTCAGTGCACCCGCCGCTTTCGACACCGAGATTTTCATGGAGGGGCAGGCGCAGCTTCTGGGGATTTCGATCGACAGTGATTGTCCTGTGGTGAACACACCGTTGCGGCAGCTGACCGATCTCTTCTCGACCCTGCGCGCCGTGGTCGTGGGCGTGCGCCGCGACGGCACGCTTTTCGCGCCCGAGGCGAAGGACCAGCTTTTCGTCGGAGATGATTGCTATGTCTTTTCGCATCACGACGACATCGCCCGCACGATGGAGATTTTCGGCAAGCAAACCACCAAGCAAGAGCGTGTCGTGCTCGTGGGCGGCGGCAATGTCGGCCTGACCGTGGCGCAGCATCTGGAAAGCGGGCCTCTGCGCGTGCGCACCAAGATGATCGAGAAGAACCGCAAATGCGCCGAGCGTGCCGCCGAAGGGTTGGAACGGACAATCGTGCTCAATGGCGACGGGCTGGATGCGGCGCTGCTGGCCGAGGCGGGCATCAGCCGCGCCGATGCGATGCTGGCGGTGACCGACGACGATAAGACCAACATGCTGTCATGCGTCCGCGCCAAAGCCGAGGGCTGCCCCTATGTGATCGCGCTGATCAACGATCCCACGCTGGTGCCGCTGATGACCCACCTTGGAATCGACGCCTATATCAACCCGCGCGCCACGACCGTAAGTTCGATCCTGCGTCACATCCGCCATGGCAGGGTGCGGGCGGTCTATTCCATCGGCGATGCCGAGGCCGAGGTGATTGAGGCCGAAGTGCTGTCGACCTCGCCCCTTGCAGGTAAGAAAGTCTCGGAAATCGACTTCCCCGAAGGCGTTTTGATCGGCATGCTGCGCAAAGAAGGCAAGGTCATTCGCCCCTTAGGCAGCACGCGGATCGACGAAGGCGATGTGGTCGCCCTCTTTGCTCTGGCCGAGGATGTGCCGCGGGTCGAACAGCTTTTGCAGGTCTCGATCGACTTTTTCTAA
- the hpt gene encoding hypoxanthine phosphoribosyltransferase, producing MAHGPYVIDEMISAKAIAARIEDLCREIHGEFNGTDKLVVVGLLRGSFVFIADLVRELDLPIEVDFLEASSYGDGMESSREVRILKDLRGAIEGRDVLVVEDIVDTGHTLHHVTNLLRSREPARLKSIALLDKPTRREVDLKADWTGFEIPDEFVVGYGIDFAQRDRNLPFIGKVRFT from the coding sequence ATGGCACACGGGCCTTATGTCATCGACGAAATGATCTCGGCCAAGGCCATCGCGGCGCGGATCGAAGATCTTTGCCGTGAGATTCACGGTGAATTCAACGGCACCGATAAATTGGTCGTGGTCGGCCTGCTGCGCGGCTCTTTCGTCTTTATCGCCGATCTGGTGCGTGAGTTGGACCTGCCGATCGAAGTCGATTTCCTCGAAGCCTCCAGCTATGGCGACGGCATGGAGAGCAGCCGAGAGGTGCGCATTCTCAAAGACTTGCGCGGGGCCATCGAAGGGCGCGACGTGCTGGTTGTCGAAGATATCGTCGACACTGGCCACACGCTGCACCATGTCACCAACCTGCTGCGCTCCCGTGAGCCTGCGCGGTTGAAGTCCATCGCCCTGCTTGACAAACCCACCCGGCGTGAGGTCGACCTCAAGGCGGATTGGACCGGCTTTGAAATTCCCGATGAATTCGTTGTGGGCTATGGCATCGACTTTGCCCAACGCGACCGCAACCTGCCCTTCATCGGGAAAGTCCGCTTTACGTGA
- the hflX gene encoding GTPase HflX, with protein MLHPDIKSDNDRRAPEPALAEAVALAEALPELQVVGSEVVPLRTVHAGMLFGKGKIEELEQRMKGAEVDLVLVDGPVTPVQQRNLEKAWGVKLLDRTGLILEIFSDRAATREGVLQVEMAALNYQRTRLVRAWTHLERQRGGLGFVGGPGETQIEADRRAIDDQLVRLRRQLEKVVKTRALHRAARAKVPFPIVALVGYTNAGKSTLFNRLTGAEVMAKDMLFATLDPTMRSLVLPDGPEIILSDTVGFISDLPTELVAAFRATLEEVLAADIICHVRDVSHAETEEQAQNVRDILASLGVPKETRSFEVWNKLDLLPEDRAEAMRARAARNDDVLAISAITGEGLETLQETIAEALQGAVREAVLTLGFADGKKRAWLFAQDVVEGERQTDDGFEITVRWSARQEAEFQQI; from the coding sequence GTGCTGCATCCTGATATCAAGTCCGACAACGACCGGCGCGCGCCCGAGCCCGCGCTGGCCGAAGCCGTGGCACTGGCCGAGGCGCTGCCCGAGTTGCAGGTCGTCGGCTCCGAAGTCGTGCCCCTGCGCACGGTGCATGCGGGTATGCTGTTCGGCAAGGGCAAGATCGAAGAGCTTGAGCAGCGCATGAAGGGGGCAGAGGTCGACCTCGTGCTGGTCGATGGCCCCGTGACCCCGGTGCAGCAGCGCAATCTTGAGAAGGCTTGGGGCGTCAAACTGCTCGACCGGACCGGGCTGATTCTCGAAATTTTCAGCGATCGTGCGGCGACCCGCGAAGGGGTGCTTCAGGTTGAGATGGCCGCGCTGAACTATCAGCGCACGCGGCTTGTCCGGGCATGGACCCACCTTGAGCGGCAGCGCGGCGGTTTGGGTTTTGTCGGCGGTCCGGGTGAGACCCAGATCGAGGCTGACCGCCGTGCCATTGACGACCAATTGGTGCGCCTGCGCCGCCAATTGGAAAAAGTCGTGAAAACCCGCGCCCTGCACCGTGCCGCACGGGCCAAGGTGCCGTTCCCCATCGTCGCGCTGGTGGGCTATACCAACGCCGGGAAATCCACGCTTTTCAACCGTTTGACCGGGGCCGAGGTTATGGCCAAAGACATGCTCTTTGCCACGCTCGACCCGACCATGCGCAGCCTCGTGCTGCCCGATGGGCCTGAGATCATCCTCAGCGACACGGTGGGTTTCATCAGCGATCTGCCCACGGAACTCGTCGCCGCCTTCCGCGCCACGCTGGAAGAGGTTTTGGCCGCCGATATCATCTGCCATGTGCGCGATGTCTCTCATGCCGAGACCGAAGAGCAGGCGCAGAACGTGCGCGATATTCTCGCCTCTCTCGGTGTGCCGAAAGAGACCCGCAGTTTCGAGGTTTGGAACAAGCTGGACCTGCTGCCCGAAGACCGGGCCGAGGCGATGCGCGCCCGTGCCGCGCGCAACGATGATGTGCTGGCGATCTCGGCCATCACGGGCGAAGGGCTGGAGACGCTGCAAGAAACCATCGCCGAGGCGCTGCAAGGTGCCGTGCGCGAGGCTGTGCTGACCCTTGGTTTCGCCGACGGCAAGAAACGCGCCTGGCTGTTCGCGCAGGACGTGGTCGAGGGCGAGCGCCAGACCGACGACGGGTTCGAGATCACCGTGCGCTGGTCCGCGCGGCAAGAGGCTGAATTCCAGCAAATTTGA
- a CDS encoding two-component system sensor histidine kinase NtrB, with protein sequence MRSETPERQVWTSLPVPAFIVGADDRVVDLNPSAEGFLNASARATIGQSIWQLIAVDHPLEAAFARARLQGTPLFVNDVDVGAMQRAPLQCGLQIAPLVGGAGEMVLMITPRELAGRITQDHSVKSAAKSAIGMAEMLAHEIKNPLAGITGAAQLLSMNLSKNDLELTDLIVAESRRIVKLLEQVEQFGNLTAPERKPVNLHDVLDRARRSALLGFGSHMKITEDYDPSLPPALGDKDQLLQVLLNLIRNAAEAAGEAGGTIRLRSFYEHGFQLRRADGDGQPLPLQIEVIDDGPGLPDHIRADVFDPFVSGRENGTGLGLALVSKIISDHGGWISVSSAPGRTAFRISLPRAGAAALKEN encoded by the coding sequence ATGAGAAGCGAGACCCCGGAGCGGCAGGTTTGGACCTCTCTGCCGGTGCCTGCTTTCATCGTCGGTGCCGATGACCGGGTCGTCGATCTGAACCCCTCTGCCGAAGGCTTCCTCAATGCCTCCGCCCGCGCCACCATCGGCCAGTCGATCTGGCAGCTGATCGCGGTGGATCACCCGCTTGAGGCCGCATTCGCCCGTGCGCGGCTGCAAGGCACGCCGCTTTTCGTCAATGACGTGGATGTGGGCGCGATGCAGCGCGCGCCCTTGCAGTGCGGCTTGCAGATCGCCCCGCTGGTGGGCGGCGCAGGCGAGATGGTCTTGATGATCACCCCGCGTGAATTGGCCGGGCGCATCACCCAAGATCACAGCGTGAAATCCGCCGCCAAATCCGCCATCGGCATGGCCGAGATGCTGGCCCATGAGATCAAGAACCCGCTCGCCGGGATCACCGGCGCGGCGCAGCTCTTGTCGATGAACCTGTCCAAGAATGATCTGGAACTGACCGATCTGATCGTCGCCGAAAGCCGCCGCATCGTGAAACTGCTGGAGCAGGTCGAACAATTCGGCAATCTGACCGCGCCCGAGCGCAAGCCCGTGAACCTGCATGACGTGTTGGACCGCGCCCGCCGATCGGCTCTGCTGGGCTTTGGCTCGCACATGAAAATCACCGAGGATTACGACCCCTCGCTGCCGCCCGCGCTTGGCGACAAGGACCAGCTTTTGCAGGTCTTGCTCAACCTCATTCGCAACGCGGCTGAGGCGGCGGGCGAGGCGGGGGGCACCATCCGGCTCCGCAGTTTCTATGAACATGGCTTCCAGCTGCGCCGTGCTGATGGGGATGGCCAGCCGTTGCCCCTCCAGATCGAAGTGATCGACGATGGCCCCGGCCTGCCGGATCATATCCGCGCCGATGTTTTCGATCCCTTCGTCTCGGGCCGGGAGAATGGCACCGGGCTGGGCCTCGCCTTGGTGAGCAAGATCATCTCAGACCATGGAGGCTGGATTTCCGTCAGTTCCGCCCCCGGTCGAACCGCATTCCGCATTTCGCTGCCGCGCGCAGGCGCCGCTGCCCTCAAGGAGAATTGA
- a CDS encoding CinA family protein — protein sequence MSLAAQLLEKARETGAMVACAESCTGGMLTAALTDLPGSSALLDRGFVTYTNAAKMAMLGVSEETLADWGAVSEQVAEGMAAGALARSEARIAVSITGIAGPGGSEHKPEGRVCFGLATAAGVQTETVEFGAQGRDAVRLAARDHALGLLLQGYAAL from the coding sequence ATGAGCCTTGCCGCGCAACTGTTGGAAAAGGCCCGCGAAACCGGCGCGATGGTCGCCTGTGCGGAAAGCTGCACCGGCGGCATGCTCACCGCCGCGCTGACCGATCTGCCGGGCTCCTCGGCGCTGCTGGACCGGGGATTCGTCACCTATACCAATGCGGCGAAGATGGCGATGCTGGGCGTGTCGGAGGAGACGTTGGCGGATTGGGGTGCGGTCTCGGAACAGGTCGCCGAAGGAATGGCGGCGGGCGCTCTGGCGCGGTCCGAAGCGCGGATCGCCGTCTCCATCACCGGCATCGCAGGCCCCGGCGGATCAGAGCACAAGCCCGAGGGCCGCGTCTGTTTCGGCCTTGCCACGGCAGCCGGGGTTCAGACAGAAACGGTGGAGTTCGGCGCGCAGGGCCGTGATGCCGTGCGTTTGGCCGCCCGCGACCACGCGCTCGGCCTTTTGCTGCAAGGATACGCGGCGCTTTAA
- the hfq gene encoding RNA chaperone Hfq, protein MASDRQNLQDAFLNHVRKTKVPVTIFLINGVKLQGVITWFDNFCVLLRRDGQSQLVYKHAISTIMPSQPISLYEGEDAS, encoded by the coding sequence ATGGCGTCAGACAGACAGAACCTTCAGGATGCGTTCCTTAACCACGTTCGCAAGACCAAAGTACCGGTGACAATTTTCCTGATCAATGGCGTCAAATTGCAGGGCGTCATTACATGGTTTGACAACTTCTGCGTTCTGCTGCGCCGCGACGGTCAATCGCAACTTGTGTACAAACACGCGATTTCGACCATCATGCCAAGCCAGCCGATCAGCCTATATGAGGGCGAAGACGCTTCTTGA